Proteins encoded within one genomic window of Macrobrachium nipponense isolate FS-2020 chromosome 9, ASM1510439v2, whole genome shotgun sequence:
- the LOC135218065 gene encoding BUD13 homolog — MAAMRASIHSLQSRLQAMKDKEPVDSSQAAKDGYCKSVLRKGFSDSDSSSPRRGWSSLSKSRPLKRAWKPPVGDALDSSPEPFPEYSPAQKKRAPDSSLEGVSSKTKEVLVGLQEQLSALVGVLSKGSSRKKDDSLPIKSSVKRAAASLRSGLSKRPSPERYSSPAKPSTSYASAHHGHTSSPVRPSSDRNRISSSKRPSRSLSRGTSASPDRRQEPENLLYSDISRPSHERILSSRLPGRDESPSPYRHRERLFSGSSRLRSPSRRSSRDGRSSPYKRLESKRLPDPSRDKRE; from the exons atggctgcaatgagagcctcgaTTCATAGCTTGCAATCGCGACTGCAAGCAATGAAGGACAAAG aacctgtagactcttcccaggctgccaaggatggctattgtaaaagcgtcctacggaAGGGCTTTTCGGATTCAGATTCGTCTTCGCCTAGACGAGGGTGGAGTTCCTTGTCCAAGTCTCgtcctctcaagagagcctggaagcctCCTGTAGGCGACGCGTTGGACTCCAGCCCTGAGCCTTTCCCGGAGTATTCgcctgctcagaagaagagagCTCCTGACTCCTCTCTGGAAGGAGTTTCTTCGAAGACGAAGGAAGTTCTGGTTGGCCTCCAGGAACAGTTGTCCGCCCTGGTAGGAGTGCTTTCGAAGGGTTCTTCTCGAAAGAAGGATGACTCCCTTCCTATCAAGAGCTCAGTTAAGAGAGCGGCTGCTAGTCTTCGCTCTGGCTTAAGCAAGCGCCCTTCACCTGAAAGGTATTCGTCGCCAGCGAAACCTTCTACTTCTTATGCCTCCGCTCATCATGGACATACGTCTTCTCCTGTCAGGCCTTCTTCTGATCGGAACCGCATCTCATCTTCTAAGAGACCCTCTAGGAGTTTGTCGCGAGGCACaagcgcctctcctgacaggcgccaggagcctgagaACCTCCTGTATTCAGACATTTCCCGGCCTTCCCATGAGCGAATTCTTTCTTCCAGACTTCCCGGGAGAGACGAGAGCCCCTCTCCGTACAGACACCGAGAACGACTTTTCTCTGGAAGTAGCAGGCTTCGTTCTCCTTCCAGACGCTCTTCAAGGGATGGACGCTCCTCTCCTTACAAGCGCCTAGAGTCTAAGAGGCTCCCCGATCCTAGTAGGGATAAAAGAGAGTAG